In Pseudomonas alcaliphila JAB1, a single window of DNA contains:
- a CDS encoding L-threonylcarbamoyladenylate synthase translates to MASNWQIQQTARVVREGGVVAYPTEAVWGLGCDPWNEEAVYRLLALKERPMHKGLILVADDIGQFDFLLDDLPEIWQERLAGSWPGPNTWLVPHQNRLPEWVTGQHDTVALRVSDHPLVRALCRYTGPLISTSANPAGRPSARSRLRIEQYFPGELDKVLGGALGGRKNPSLIRDLRTGDVIRPS, encoded by the coding sequence ATGGCCAGCAACTGGCAGATACAGCAAACGGCGCGAGTGGTGCGTGAAGGGGGCGTGGTTGCCTATCCGACCGAGGCGGTCTGGGGTCTGGGCTGCGATCCCTGGAATGAAGAGGCGGTGTATCGCCTGCTGGCGCTCAAGGAGCGGCCGATGCACAAGGGGCTGATTCTGGTGGCCGATGACATCGGACAGTTCGACTTCCTGCTCGATGATCTGCCAGAGATCTGGCAGGAGCGCCTGGCCGGAAGCTGGCCAGGCCCGAACACCTGGCTGGTGCCGCATCAGAATCGCCTGCCCGAGTGGGTCACAGGCCAGCACGATACCGTGGCCCTGCGCGTCAGTGATCATCCGCTGGTTCGTGCGTTGTGCCGCTATACCGGCCCGCTAATCTCCACCTCGGCCAACCCGGCGGGGCGCCCTTCAGCGCGTTCGCGTCTGCGCATCGAGCAATATTTCCCGGGCGAGTTGGACAAGGTCCTTGGCGGCGCACTAGGTGGGCGCAAGAACCCCAGCCTGATTCGTGACCTGCGCACGGGCGATGTGATTCGCCCGTCCTGA